The region CAAACATAGTTGGGATTTCTATTTTCTTTCATGTTGCCGAAATTAGTAAGATTGTAATGATTAAAAGTAAATTATATGTGAAATATAACACTTACAAATGCTGGTCTTAATTTCCGTTTATTGTTCAGGAGTTAATTATCTTCACGATATGAGCAAGCTTTTTACAAATATTAAGGAATTAATTCAAGTTAGGGAACAAACAAATCAACCATTACGAGGCAAGCAAATGGATGAATTACCATCGATCAAAAACGCTTATTTGTGGCTGGAAGATGGTTTGATTAAAGATTACGGCAGTATGGATAATTACCATCCTCATCCCGCCGAGGAGGTTTATGACTGCACAGGTATGATTATCACGCCAGGTTATGTAGATAGTCATACCCATCTGGTTTTTGCCGGTACTCGTGAGAAAGAGTTTGAGGATAGGATTCACGGACTTTCTTATGAAGAAATCGCTGCAAGAGGTGGTGGTATATTAAATAGTGCTGCTGCTTTAGAAAAAATGACGGAAGAGGAGCTCTTTGAACAAGCGCGTTGTCGACTGGATCAAGTAGTTGCTCAAGGGACTACAGCCATTGAAATAAAAAGTGGCTATGGACTCAGTGTAGAAAGCGAATTAAAAATACTTAGAGTAGTGTCTCGCTTGCGCGAAAGCGGTACAAATAGCCATCATAAAATCCCAATAAAGTCGACTTTTCTAGGAGCACATGCTCTTCCAGTGAACTACAAGGAGGATCGGGAAGCCTATATCAACCTCATTATTGATGAGATGTTACCTAAAATAGCAGAAGAGCATCTTGCAGATTATATAGATGTTTTTTGTGAGCAAAATTATTTTACAGTAAAGGAGATGCTGCGTATTATAGAAGCAGGAAGTGCTTATGGCCTTAAAGCAAAAGTGCATGTGAATCAGTTCAACTCTATCGGGTCGATAGAAGCTGCAGTTCGAGCAGGAGCGGTAAGTGTAGATCATCTCGAAGTTATGGAGGCTTCAGATTTTACTGCCCTTTCCGGTTCAACAACCATTGCAACGGCCTTACCTAGTTGTTCTTTCTTTCTGGGACTTGATTATGCGCCAGTGAATGAAATGATAGATCGGGATATTGCCGTGTCTTTGGCGAGTGACTACAATCCGGGAAGCACGCCTTCTGGTAATTTGAATTTTGTTTTTTCTTTAGCTTGTATAAAAATGAAGATGACACCACAACGCGCTTTTAATGCCCTTACGATAAATGCTGCTCATGCACTAGAACTTGAAAAGGAGCTGGGAAGTATCACTATAGGTAAAAAAGCAAATCTTATGATTTTTAAAAATATAGAGAGTATTGCTGCCATACCATATAACTTTGGTCAAGTTGTTATCGATAAGGTAATTGTTAATGGTCAATTTATTTAGAAAGATATGAGGGATCATTTTCAACTATTCACCAAGGAAAAACGAGCGCATTATGTTTCTATTCGCTGCGATTTAAATAAGGAAAACTTTGTAAAATCTGAAGATGAGGCTGCTTCCTTTGCGCAGTCCATTGAAGTTTGTGAAGATTTAAAGGAACTTGCTAAGTTAAAGGCAAAATACCTTATTATAGGTATTCCTGAAGATATAGGTGTAAGAGCTAATCTGGGTCGAGCAGGAGCAAGTGAAGCTTGGGAATCCTTTTTAAAATTTTTTTTAAGTTTACAACAGACTTCTTTAAATGATGTCAGCCGATTCTGTGTTTTGGGAAATGTCACTACTAAAGATTTAATGTTACAAGCTCAAAATCTGGTAGCATCTTCTCATAAAGATCGAACGCAGTTGAGCGGTCTAGTAAAATTACTGGATCAACGGGTAAGTGAAATTGCTTCTTTAATAATAGCATCAGGAAAAACACCTATAGTTATAGGCGGGGGACATAATAATAGTTATCCGCTATTGAGAGCTAGTGGGTATTCTGTTCCAGTAGATTCTATCAATATAGATGCGCATACTGATTTAAGAGCTACTGCTGGCAGGCATAGTGGTAATGGTTTTAGTCATGCGATTCAAGAAGGCTATTTGAAGTCTTATTATATGATTGGAATTCAAGAGAACTATTTGAGTCAGCCCATGATTGATTTGATGGAACAAAGTGATGCGATAGATTACAGTCCTTATGATTTTGAAAATTTTGAAATTCAACAAGAAGTTCTAAAAGCTATAAAGCATGTAGACACGACCAATTTTGCGCTAGAAATAGATATGGATGTGGTGGCTCATTTCCCTTCCAGTGCGCAAGCGCCAGTGGGTTATTCTTTTCAAGAACTGAGGAATATGATGAACGGGATTCTTAAAAAGGCTTCCTCATTTCCAAAGTATATTCATATTTGTGAGGCAGCACCAAAATACGGTTATGAAAACCAAGTAGGTAAAGCGCTGGCTACTTTAGTAAATGATCTTCCTTAAAATGAGCTGGCAGTTGACTTTTCTTCCTGTTTTTCTAATTGTTTTCTGGTTGCTTTTGGTGCTTAAGAACCTATCCTCTTTTAGGAAGGAGTTTCAAAAGATGGATAGGAAAGAGCGTTCTACAGAGTTAGGTAAATTATTTATTAAGTATTTACAAAAAAAGTATTTATGGAGATCTATACTGGCAATGATCTTTTGTTTTGCAATTTATGTACTTGTTTATTTTATAATAAGAGCCTAAAAAACACTAAAGCGCACCTAAATAAGGTGCGCTTTAAGAATTTTAAACAGTTAGCTGATAAATATTGTCTTACTGATTTACAAACTCCGCATCTGTTAAGGTTTTCATGAAATTAATAAGATCTGTTTTTTCTTGGTCTGTTAAGTTTAAAGGATCTGTTGGTAGTGTTTGGTATTCTTGATTTGTGATCCCTATCCCGTAGCCACCACCTAAATTGTAAAACTCAATAACTTCTTCAAGAGTTTTATAAACACCGTTGTGCATGTATGGGCTGGTTAAAGCTATGTTTCTTATGCTAGGTGTTTTAAAGAAGTGTTTGCGATTCTCTGTTTTGTATATTTCAAACCTACCTAGATCTGTATCAATCCTTGCATTATTTGTTACGGCTGCTTCTGGCACTCCTAAATGCTCCATTTCAGTTTCCATAAAATCTGGTGGTACAGTTCCATTAAAAACAGGTGCAAAATGGCATGTAGCACATTTTGCTTTACCGTTAAAAAGGTTAAAACCATTTATTTCTGAAGCAGTAAGTGTGTTGATCTCATTTCTGATATTTTGATCCCATTTAGAATTCCAATAGTTGAGACTACGCACATAATCAGCAATAGCATCCCTAATACTGTTTTGATGAATAGGAGTTGCATAAGCTATTTCAAACTCTTTTATATAAGAAGAGTCTTGGTCTATTAGTGAAGCAAAACTTTTAAGATCAGAATGAAACTCCTGTGAGTTGTTAATTACTGAAACGATCTGACCTTCTAGACTACCAGATCTTTTATCATAGAAAAAGCCTTGTTGATAAGCGCTATATGTTAGACTAGGACTATTGCGGTTCAATCCGTTGGACTTTGTTAACCCATCAGTAAACGCCAGGTTACTTTTATGGCAAGTTGCACAACTTACTGTTTGAGAAGAAGAAAGACTTTTGTCATGGAACAGTCTTTTTCCTAATTGGATTTTATCCTCACTAAGCGGCGTTACTTTCCTACCTGCAAAAAAATCTAATGACAAAGCTTCTTTTGAGAACAAGCTGCTTGCATTATTATCTATTGCCATTTGCAAAGGAAAGCTTACTTGCCAATCTTTCGCTGTCTCTACCCATAACACCAGCATGGGGTCTATGTGTGATTTTATAAACTCGTACCTATTAAAATTTTCAAAATCACCCTCTGTTAGGTAGGATTTTGCTCTGCTAAACTTGTCCTGCCATAAAGCTTTCAATGGCTCCTTTTTAAAGTTGTGATCGTAGAGGTTTAAGATTTGTTCCGCTTTCGCGAAAGCGGTAACCGCATCCATCAAACTGCTTTCTAAAACGGGAGAGTCAAAACCAGTAACACCAGTCGTCGCGGTGCGTATTAATTGTTTGCGTACGATCCAAAGTACGTGATAGGGTTTTAAATAAGCTACATCTGTATTTCTTAAAAGCACTTGTAATCTAGAGTGAATTTTACCAGCTGTTTTATGAACAGCATCTATATCTGGCGCATCGCTGAATATATTTTCTTCCAATGTTTGAAAGCTGCTGGGTTCATTTATCTTGATATCGGTCAAGTCTTCTTCTTCTACTTTAAGAAGGTTAGGTGCATTGAGGAAACTGTAGTTATTCTGGTCTTGAAAGGAAAGCACTGGTTCTACTTTTTTAAATTGTGTTCGTGCTTTTTTAAAATAGAACTTTAAACTATCCACTTCAGAAGTACGCGTTAACGCACCGACATAATCAGCACAACTCTGAAGATCTACTAGGTACATATTCTGTAAAGCGATGGAGGGCTGCAGATCTATTTTTTCGACATATTCTTCAGGACTGCTTTTACAAGAGATCAAAAACAAAAGAAGACCTGTAAGGGTACAGATCTTCTTTATTATATTTAAAATAGGCAAGTTCATCTTATCTATCTAATCCAGTTAGAACGTATAAGATACTTCCTTCTTTTCTGCTGCTTGCTATGTCTATTACTGCATTAGGGTCAGAGAAAGCGCTGCCGTCTGCTGGTTCCCAACCGTGATTTTGTGTAGCAACCATAAAAGTACCTTCAATCCCTACCTGGTCAGAGATGTCTATCATTCCTGTTATTTCCCAGATACTGGTCTCGCTACCTATTCCCGCTGCTGCTGCCGCTACTTGGTCACATTCTAGAACAGTTTTTACAACTCCTGTGGTCAAATTGTATTGATACAATCTCGCGTAATGAGTTCTTGCAGGATCGTCAAAATAACCGTTAGGATCTTCTTGAATATAAGCATAGTTTTCAGTGACTAGGATATTATCAGGACTGTGAAAACCCCATGCTTTACCACCTATTTTATCTCCATCTAGTACACAAGTAATTTTTGCAGGTCCTGTTGGGTCATTTTCATTTAATTCGACTTTGTATATACGTCCGTACTGTGCCCCTTTACCAACTAATGCATCTCTCTTGCGGCCAGTAACTGCAAAATATACTTCTCTTTGGTTGTTGTCACTACCACGTCTCCAGTCGATATCTTCTAGTCTAGAGAAGCCCATAACTCCTTTAGTTTTAGCTTCAGCATCTAACAGGTCTATGTTTTTTTCATTCAGTTCCACAAAAGAGGCATCATAAGATTGTCCTTCTTGCATGTCCATTTCAAAATTAATTCCTGCTGAGGTTACTTTTAATCCATAAAGTGTTCCATTATAAAGATCACCTCGATCTCCTACATACATTCCTAATTGTCCAGAAGGGATGTTATTGTCAGCATGATCATCACCTATAAAAACGACAGTTTTATCGTCATAAGCGTCTTTTCCTATCGCAACAGCATTTTCAGTACTCCACTGTCCCATAGCGGTAAGCATTTCTGGAAACATTCTAGAAGAAGCATCTTTAGTCACCTCAGTAGCAAAAACTCCTTTTGAAGCGCCACCCCATTCTCCACCAGAAAGATAAAGAGGTCCAAAGCCATGTTCTTCAGGAGTAATTAACGAACCAGAACATTGAGCTGTGGATCCTGTAGCTTGTTCATTTAAGATATATTCACCTGCAATAGGTTGAAAGGTTTTGTCTAGTGTAATGCGAGCTATGGAATAATCTGCTTCAAGATTATTGATTACTGTATAGTTTTGTTCATTTGCGTTATAAATCAATCCGCATCCATCTGCCATGGAACCGTAGACAAAGTTAGGCGTATCTTGCAATTGGTCTTCACTAGAAAGGATAGGGTATACATTTACCGAAGAGAACTCTGAAGTAGTTTTTAAAAAGTTAGGAGTTATGGAGTGAGCTCTAAGCACCACATCATCTGCTTGTGGATTTAACCTAGGTGACTCGTCATTATTACATGCTGTTAATGTTAATAAACCAGCTGCAGCAAAAAGTAGAATTTTAGTTTTCATATTTGTATTTTTACGTTGTGACAAATCTATTTCTAAGTTCTTTAAACAAAGGAAATTAAAGAATAACCTTGTTTTACAATATTGTTAGTAACGAGGCTTTATAAAGTTAGAGAAAGGTTACCTATTTTAATTTAAGGTTTAGAAACCAAATTCAAGTAATTGTATTTAAGATGGTTAACAGTTATTATTAGAGTTTAGTTTTATTTTATGTAAATATAAAATGGAGGTAATTAAATTTAAACACACTTAAAATCAAATAAAATGAAAAAAGTATTTATTGCCTTATTTGCTATTTCTATGATGAGTATTTCTTGTAAAGACAACAAGGGAGAGACTGTAGAAGAAGAACTATCAACTACCGAAACAGTAGAAGAGCAAACATTGCCAGAGCCTAACAATATAAAGGTAACACCTATATCTCACGCGACATTTGTATTGGACTGGAACGGTCAGATTATTTATGTAGACCCTACAGGAGGAGCTGCTGCTTTTGAAGGTATGCCTGCAGCTGATGTAACTTTGATCACAGATGTACATTATGATCACTTGGATGAAGAAACGCTTGCTGCCGTAAAAGGAGCTAGTAAGATAATTACTCCACAAGCTGTAGCAGATAAGATGGTAGGTTTTAAACCTTCTAACATTATCAACAACGGAGAAACTAAAACGATCTCAGGAATAGAAATTACAGCTGTCCCTATGTACAACCTCACAGAAGGTAGATTAGAGATGCATGTTAAAGGCAGAGGAAACGGTTATGTATTAGAGAAAAACGGTTATCGTGTTTACATCTCTGGAGATACAGAAGATATCCCAGAGATGAGAGCATTAAAGAATATAGATAAAGCGTTTTTATGTATGAATTTACCTTACACTATGGATATCGACCAAGCGGCAAACGCTGTTCTTGAGTTTCAACCTAAGCAGGTAATCCCTTATCATTACAGAGGTACCGAAGGGTTTCAAGATGTAGAAAAATTCAAGAAAATGATTGATGATACCAATAGTGGTATTAAGGTAGCCCTTATGGACTGGTATCCTGCTAAGGCAGAATAATCATTCCAGCATCCAAAGTTAAAAGGGGAATACTATGATAGTATTCCCCTTTTTTTTATGTGTTAAATTCTTGGTATTATCTCCTTCGTAATGAATCAAATCCAACATCAACTTTTGTTTTGATAAAAAAGAGAAAACGAGATGTGATTATATGAGGAATACATTTGCCTAAAAGAAGGATAAAAAAATTCCCAATATCAGATTTGATATTGGGAATTTAAATAGTTGATAATTATTTAATTACCCTATAATTTCATTAAAAGTTTTACTTGGTCTCATGGCAGCTTCAGTCTTAGCGGGATCTGGCAAATAGTAGCCACCTATATCCATAGCCTTGCCTTGTACAGCAATAAGTTCACTAGTAATTTTCTCTTCGTTTTCCACAAGCTTGTTAGCTAGCGGAGTAAATTGTGCAGCAAGTTCTTCATCAATATCTTGATCTGCTAGCTCTTGTGCCCAATAGGTAGCAAGATAGAATTGAGAACCTCTGTTATCTAGTTCATTTACTTTACGGGAAGGAGACTTTCTATTGATTAAGAATTTCTCTGTTGCTCTTTCCAGTGCATCAGCGATGATTTGTGCTTTTTCGTTTTTATAAGAAATAGCAAGATGTTCTAATGAAACGGCAAGTGCAAGAAATTCTCCAAGAGAATCCCAACGCAAATGATTTTCTTGCTCAAATTGTTGAACGTGTTTTGGAGCACTACCACCAGCACCAGTTTCAAATAATCCACCACCATTCATCAATGGAACGATAGAGAGCATTTTTGCGCTCGTTCCTACTTCAAGAATAGGGAACAAGTCTGTGTTGTAATCTCTTAATACATTTCCAGTGACAGAAATGGTGTCTTCTCCATCTTTCATTCTTCTCAGCGTACGTTCCGTAGCTTTTATAGGAGAAGCTATCGTAATATCAAGTCCTTGAGTATCATGATCCTTAAGATAATGAGTTACTTTTTTGATGATTTGAGCATCATGTGCTCTGTTTTTATCCAACCAGAAAATAGCAGGATCATTAGTAGCTCGAGCTCTTGTTACAGCAAGCTTTACCCAGTCCTGAATAGGTGCATCTTTAGTTTGACAAGCTCTCCATATATCTCCAGCTTCTACATTATCCTCTAAATATACCGTACCATCAGCTGCATCAACTACTTGAACTTTTCCGCCAAAGGCGATTTCAAATGTTTTATCATGAGAACCGTATTCCTCAGCTTTTTGTGCCATAAGGCCTACATTAGGAACAGTCCCCATTGTAGTAGGGTCAAAAGCACCATTCTTCTTACAGAATTCAATAGTAGCATCGTAAACTCCAGCATAAGAGCTGTCTGGAATAACCGCTTTTGTGTCTTGAGACTTACCATCTTTATTCCACATTTGTCCAGAGTTTCTGATCATCGCAGGCATAGAGGCATCAATAATAATGTCACTAGGCACATGGAGGTTAGTAATACCATGGTCACTATTTACCATAGCCAGTTGAGGTCTATATTTATACACTTCGCGCAGTTCATCTTGAATCTTTTCTCTTTCCAATTCAGGAAGTTCGTGAAGTTTGCTCAATAGGTCACCTAGTCCGTTATTAACATCTACACCAATTTTATTAAATACGCTGCTGTATTTATCAAATAAGGGTTTGAAAAATATTTTTACTGCATGGCCAAATATGATAGGGTCGGAAACCTTCATCATTGTCGCCTTCATGTGTAAAGAAAACAGCACATCTTTTTCTAAAGCATCGTCTATTTGCTCCTCTAAGAATTCCAATAAGGCTGCCTTACTCATGTAGGTAGCATCAAGAATTTCTCCTTCTAATAAAGAGAGTCCTTTTTTGAGAACATGAACTCTACCTGCCTTATCGATCAATTGTATATCGACAGTAGTTTCTTTTTTTGTAGTAAAGCTTTTCTCGTTATGGGCAAAATCTCCAGCAGTCATTGTGGATACATGAGATTTAGAATCTTTACTCCAAGCACCCATGGAGTGAGGGTTGTTTCTTGCGTATTGCTTGACAGGTTTAGGAGCACGACGGTCAGAATTACCTTCACGTAAAACTGGATTTACCGCACTACCTTTTATTTTATTATAACGTGCTTTAGCCTCTTTATCTTCTTCTGTTACTGGCTCCTCCACATAGTGAGGAATGTCATATCCTTTTGCTTGCAACTCTTTAATAGCTTCGATCAGTTGTGGTAAAGAAGCAGATATATTAGGTAATTTGATGATGTTTGCATCAGATTGCTTTACAAGCTCACCTAATTCAGCAAGTGCGTTTTCTTGTTTTTGGTCTTCCTTTAATCTTTCTGGAAAAACAGCAAGTATTCTACTGGCAAGTGAGATATCTCTGCTTTCAATATCAATTCCTGCTGGTGCGATAAACTTTTTTACAATAGGTAAGAAAGAAGATGTTGCTAAGGCTGGTGCCTCATCTGTTTTAGTATATATGATCTTAGGTTGATGTGACATGTTGAATTGAATTTTAATTTGTAATAAAACGATAGGATACGTCATCGTCTACGATCTGTTTGATCAGCTCGCAAATATAAAGCAACGAGGCTATTTTTAAAAGATTTTCACTAAGGCTTAGCACTTAAAGTGTCAAATTTTGAAAGAAACACCTATTATCAATATATAAGTTTATAAAATTTTAGCGCATAAAAAAAGCTGCCCGATAAAGGGCAGCTTTTTTATATAATTGAAAAGGATTACTTTCTGCGCGCTTCTTTGATACGTGCTTTCTTTCCAGTAAGTTCTCTGAAGTAGAAAATACGTTTTCTACGTACCGCTCCTTGCTTGTTTATTTCGATTTTTTGAAGAGCTGGAAGGTTTAAAGGGAAAATACGCTCTACACCTATACCACCAGACATTTTTCTAATAGTGAATGTTTTTGTTAAACCAGTACCTCTTAATTGAAGAACAACTCCACGGAAGAACTGTGTACGGCTTTTTTCACCTTCTTTGATCTCATAAAATACAGTGATGGTATCTCCAGCTGAGAATTTAGGGAAATCTTTTTTTTCTATGAATTCGTCTTGTACGAACTTTACTAATTGTTCCATGTTACTAGGAATTATTTTATTTATGTAAGGTACTAACGTTCACGATTATCGTCAGAGGTTAATTTTTACGAGTTGCAAAAATACAACCTTGTCATCAACTGACAAATAAAATAAGAAGTTTTTAAAGGGAGTTACCTAATAATCAATTTTTTCACAAAATTGGAGGAGGTAGTACTTACTCTAAGGAAATACATTCCTGTGCTGAGTTTAGATACATCAAAGGTTTGCTCATCACTGTTAATACTTCTTTTTGCATTATATACTTGCTTACCCAAAGAGTTGATTATGGTTAAATTTAAATCGTTGCTAGTGGAGCTGGAGAAGGTCAGTTTTAAATAACCATCTTTGACTGGATTCGTAAGGATCGTAAGTTTTTCCTTTTCTTTTTGAATAGGTGTGGTAACAACAGTATCATGACCACTATCTTGTATGATAGCAGCACCTAAGGAGAACGTAAAAACGCTTAGTAATAAAAAGAGTAAAATTTTTCTCATAATAATATTGTCTTGTAAAGTTAAAACTTTTTAACCAATTATAGGTGTTAATCTTCGCTTAAAAGATCAGGCCTTCTTTCTTCTGTTCTTTCAAAAGCTTTTTCTTCTCTCCATAACTCTATGGCTCCAAGGTTACCACTTAATAATATTTCAGGAACTTTGTGACCTTTATAGTCTGCCGGACGGGTGTACACAGGTGGGGCCAGTAATCCGTCTTGAAAACTATCGGTCAATGCACTAGTCTCATCACTTATCACGCCAGGAATTAATCTGATTAAGGCATCACATAAAACAGCAGCTCCTAGCTCACCTCCAGATAGTACATAATCACCTATAGAGATTTCTTTAGTAATATAAAGATCCCGCACCCGCTGGTCAATTCCTTTATAATGCCCACATACAATCATGATATTTTCTTTGAGCGATAGATGGTTAGCCATTCCTTGATTTAAGGTTTCACCGTCTGGAGTCATATAAATCACCTCGTCGTAATCCCGCTCCCCTTTCAGTCCATTGATCATCTTATCCAGTGGCTCAATCATCATAACCATTCCTGCTCCACCACCATACTGATAGTCGTCTACTTGATTGTATTTATTAAGTCCGTACTTTCTTAAATTATGCATGTGCACTTCTACAAGACCCTTCTCGATGCTTCTTTTTAAAATGGAGGCTTCAAAAGGACTTTTTATCAATTCTGGTAATAAGGTGATGATATCTATACGCACAATGCTTGTTTTGAGGCAAAGTTAAAGGAATTGTGCGATGTTAAAAGAAAAAGTAGCAGTTGTTAACTTTAAATAACCGCTATACATTTATTATAAATCAACCCCAGTCACTATCCTCCATCTCAAATATCTCTAATACGTTTACTTTAAAAACGCTAGCCATTTTTAAGGCTAGTAGGGTAGAGGGTACATATTTTCCTTTTTCTATCGTATTAATGGTCTGACGGCTTACTTGTATTTTATCTGCTAGATCTTGCTGTGTGAAATCATGCATGGCTCGCAATACTTTTAATTTATTCTTCATCGCTCGCCGTTTTAAGTTGATACTTTTTCCACTCCAACCTAATAATGAAAACCAGTATAGGCGTAAAAACATTAATCATAAGTACATTGAAAAAGGAGAATCCATAAATAAATAGGGTAGCGATTATAAATAGGCCATAATTAACATACATTGCCCATATCAGCGCATCTTTTCTGATAAGACCTATCAATTCATCTTCTATTTTTTCTTTGGAAAAACACCATAACATACCAGTTGTAAGAGCAATGACTGTTAAAATCTCATCCAGAATATTATTCTTTTCATATGGGCCAGAAACCGTACCGTTTAAAAAGCCATCGTCAAATGGAGAAAACACGGTAACATCTAAAGCCTCTGGCGACCAATCAAAAATAATGGCCGCAATTAAACTAGTAAAGCTCAATAAAAACAGAAGCATTCCTAGCTTCTTGTATTTAAATGGAAACAAATAATTTTTCATAATACAGATCATTTATAAAGCAAATGTAATATAAAATGGACTAAAAGTAAAACAAACTATACAAAAAGTAATATAAGATTTACAACATAAGATTTTTAATAACATTAGTTAACTAGATCAGTAGTTTAATAACTATAAAAATAGTTTGACAACTACAATATTAGTTATACATTTGTATGAATAAATAAGAACAAATACATTAGTCATGGAGAAATTAACGCAAAAAGAAGAAGAGGTAATGCAGGCACTTTGGAGTCTGGAGAAAGCCTTTGTTAAAGAAATCGTTCCTGAACTCCAGGGTGCTAATCATTACAATACGGTATCTACTATTGTTCGCAAGCTGGAAGAGAAGGGCTATGTAGCTCATGAAGCCTTTGGTAAGACGCATCGTTACTTTCCTATTGTTGAAAAAGAAGCCTATCGCAACAAGTTTGTAAATAATGCGATGACCAGCTATTTCAATGATTCTTATAAGAATATGGTTTCTTTTTTTGCCAAAGAAGAGAAAATAAGCGCCACAGAATTGAGAGAGATTTTGGAAATGATAGAATCTAAAGAGAAATAGGATGGAAGCTGTACTAGAATATCTATTAAAAAGCGCTGGAGTACTGAGCCTATTTGTACTCATTTATCATTTTTTATTGCGCCGCCTGACCTTTTTCAATACCAATCGTTGGTTTTTATTAGCTGGTATTGCAGCAAGCATCCTCTTTCCGTTAATAGAAATTACTCAAACCGTTTACGTGGAGCAGGCAGAGCAATTACTTTATCTACCACAGCAAATGGTAACTCCTATGGCTATGATTATGGAGCAACCTCCAGTGGAAGCAACAGCTTTTGACTATGGAATGCTCGCCATTTACTTATACCTAGCTATTTCTATATTTTTCCTTGGTAAAATGTTCGTAGAACTAAGCTCGCTGCGCAGTTTGATTCTTTCTGGAACTCAAAAACGAGTTGGGAAGTTTGTTTTTGTGAAGCTTTCGCGAAAGCTAACCCCCTTCAGTTTCTTTAACTACATATGTTATTCTCTAGAAGATGAAAGCACAGCAGCACTAGATTTGATCTTAGAACACGAAAAAGTTCATGCAAAGCAATGGCATTCCATCGATTTACTAGTATCCCATGTCTTTAAAGCTCTTTTTTGGATCAATCCGCTGGTGTGGGTATTAAAAAGACAGATAGGAGAAAATCTAGAATTTATAGCCGACTCCAAGGCTGCAACACAAAACACCACAGGAATAAGCTATGAGCGCACCTTGCTCAGTACTGCGGCCAGTCATATGCAGCCTGCACTGGCCAATAATTTCTTCACGCCATTTATTAAAAAACGTATTCTCATGTTACAAAAAGAAGCCTCAGCCCAGTGGAATGCTTATAAATATGCATTGATACTGCCCGTGATAATCCTTTTCCTTTACAGCTTTAATGTGGTGGAAGAAGTGGAGTATGTGGATAAGGAGAACCCC is a window of Nonlabens sp. MB-3u-79 DNA encoding:
- the hutI gene encoding imidazolonepropionase; the encoded protein is MSKLFTNIKELIQVREQTNQPLRGKQMDELPSIKNAYLWLEDGLIKDYGSMDNYHPHPAEEVYDCTGMIITPGYVDSHTHLVFAGTREKEFEDRIHGLSYEEIAARGGGILNSAAALEKMTEEELFEQARCRLDQVVAQGTTAIEIKSGYGLSVESELKILRVVSRLRESGTNSHHKIPIKSTFLGAHALPVNYKEDREAYINLIIDEMLPKIAEEHLADYIDVFCEQNYFTVKEMLRIIEAGSAYGLKAKVHVNQFNSIGSIEAAVRAGAVSVDHLEVMEASDFTALSGSTTIATALPSCSFFLGLDYAPVNEMIDRDIAVSLASDYNPGSTPSGNLNFVFSLACIKMKMTPQRAFNALTINAAHALELEKELGSITIGKKANLMIFKNIESIAAIPYNFGQVVIDKVIVNGQFI
- a CDS encoding formimidoylglutamase, encoding MRDHFQLFTKEKRAHYVSIRCDLNKENFVKSEDEAASFAQSIEVCEDLKELAKLKAKYLIIGIPEDIGVRANLGRAGASEAWESFLKFFLSLQQTSLNDVSRFCVLGNVTTKDLMLQAQNLVASSHKDRTQLSGLVKLLDQRVSEIASLIIASGKTPIVIGGGHNNSYPLLRASGYSVPVDSINIDAHTDLRATAGRHSGNGFSHAIQEGYLKSYYMIGIQENYLSQPMIDLMEQSDAIDYSPYDFENFEIQQEVLKAIKHVDTTNFALEIDMDVVAHFPSSAQAPVGYSFQELRNMMNGILKKASSFPKYIHICEAAPKYGYENQVGKALATLVNDLP
- a CDS encoding cytochrome-c peroxidase, which encodes MNLPILNIIKKICTLTGLLLFLISCKSSPEEYVEKIDLQPSIALQNMYLVDLQSCADYVGALTRTSEVDSLKFYFKKARTQFKKVEPVLSFQDQNNYSFLNAPNLLKVEEEDLTDIKINEPSSFQTLEENIFSDAPDIDAVHKTAGKIHSRLQVLLRNTDVAYLKPYHVLWIVRKQLIRTATTGVTGFDSPVLESSLMDAVTAFAKAEQILNLYDHNFKKEPLKALWQDKFSRAKSYLTEGDFENFNRYEFIKSHIDPMLVLWVETAKDWQVSFPLQMAIDNNASSLFSKEALSLDFFAGRKVTPLSEDKIQLGKRLFHDKSLSSSQTVSCATCHKSNLAFTDGLTKSNGLNRNSPSLTYSAYQQGFFYDKRSGSLEGQIVSVINNSQEFHSDLKSFASLIDQDSSYIKEFEIAYATPIHQNSIRDAIADYVRSLNYWNSKWDQNIRNEINTLTASEINGFNLFNGKAKCATCHFAPVFNGTVPPDFMETEMEHLGVPEAAVTNNARIDTDLGRFEIYKTENRKHFFKTPSIRNIALTSPYMHNGVYKTLEEVIEFYNLGGGYGIGITNQEYQTLPTDPLNLTDQEKTDLINFMKTLTDAEFVNQ
- a CDS encoding alkaline phosphatase PhoX; protein product: MKTKILLFAAAGLLTLTACNNDESPRLNPQADDVVLRAHSITPNFLKTTSEFSSVNVYPILSSEDQLQDTPNFVYGSMADGCGLIYNANEQNYTVINNLEADYSIARITLDKTFQPIAGEYILNEQATGSTAQCSGSLITPEEHGFGPLYLSGGEWGGASKGVFATEVTKDASSRMFPEMLTAMGQWSTENAVAIGKDAYDDKTVVFIGDDHADNNIPSGQLGMYVGDRGDLYNGTLYGLKVTSAGINFEMDMQEGQSYDASFVELNEKNIDLLDAEAKTKGVMGFSRLEDIDWRRGSDNNQREVYFAVTGRKRDALVGKGAQYGRIYKVELNENDPTGPAKITCVLDGDKIGGKAWGFHSPDNILVTENYAYIQEDPNGYFDDPARTHYARLYQYNLTTGVVKTVLECDQVAAAAAGIGSETSIWEITGMIDISDQVGIEGTFMVATQNHGWEPADGSAFSDPNAVIDIASSRKEGSILYVLTGLDR
- a CDS encoding MBL fold metallo-hydrolase, translated to MKKVFIALFAISMMSISCKDNKGETVEEELSTTETVEEQTLPEPNNIKVTPISHATFVLDWNGQIIYVDPTGGAAAFEGMPAADVTLITDVHYDHLDEETLAAVKGASKIITPQAVADKMVGFKPSNIINNGETKTISGIEITAVPMYNLTEGRLEMHVKGRGNGYVLEKNGYRVYISGDTEDIPEMRALKNIDKAFLCMNLPYTMDIDQAANAVLEFQPKQVIPYHYRGTEGFQDVEKFKKMIDDTNSGIKVALMDWYPAKAE